A stretch of the Chlorobiota bacterium genome encodes the following:
- a CDS encoding RsmB/NOP family class I SAM-dependent RNA methyltransferase has product MLNIKHQAKYKTNEENHKQSRTPNYRFLLSHCGELLTEVLENPSFPADILITRFFRDRKYLGSRDRGFISDNIYSILRNIFFYDFILHGDYTVKQIIILHCIKTNLVPDERMLCEAMEIDDGDIPKVKKLVKTALEKIETLTDIKRCSILFSLPEFIVERIFKEHNLEWSEKLFESLNKQAPITLRTNTLVTDREELIVNLMAQGIPSGAGKISKDSIILQRRINANALIEFKEGHFELQDEGSQMICELLDPKPTSKIFDACAGSGGKALHLSALMKGRGSIIIHDTNARRLGESKTRLKRSTVQNVRTMNNEEYLENKKSLVGKFDIVLIDAPCTGAGVLRRNPGARMNLDVNTLERMIAVQTDVLNDYSQLVKKGGYLLYATCSLLTEENELQIENFLEKNKEWKIKPFKSKSDILSNDGSMRLWSHIHGTDCFYSVLLEKK; this is encoded by the coding sequence TAAATATAAAACCAACGAAGAAAATCATAAGCAAAGCCGTACACCAAATTATAGGTTTCTTTTATCTCATTGTGGTGAATTATTAACGGAGGTTTTGGAGAATCCATCTTTCCCAGCAGATATTTTAATAACTCGTTTTTTTAGAGATAGAAAATATCTTGGAAGTCGTGATCGTGGATTTATTTCAGATAATATTTATTCGATTCTAAGAAATATATTTTTCTATGATTTTATACTTCATGGTGATTATACAGTTAAGCAAATTATAATTTTACATTGTATAAAAACTAATTTAGTTCCAGATGAAAGAATGTTATGCGAAGCAATGGAAATTGATGATGGCGATATTCCAAAAGTAAAAAAGCTTGTTAAAACTGCTTTAGAAAAAATTGAAACTTTAACAGATATAAAGCGTTGTTCAATTCTTTTTTCTTTGCCAGAGTTTATTGTTGAAAGAATATTTAAAGAACACAATTTAGAATGGTCTGAGAAATTATTTGAATCATTAAATAAACAAGCTCCAATAACTTTAAGAACAAATACTTTAGTAACTGATAGAGAAGAACTAATTGTTAATTTGATGGCACAAGGTATTCCAAGTGGTGCGGGCAAAATAAGTAAGGACTCAATAATATTGCAGAGAAGGATAAATGCAAATGCATTAATTGAATTTAAAGAAGGTCATTTTGAATTGCAAGATGAAGGAAGTCAAATGATTTGTGAGTTACTTGATCCAAAGCCGACAAGTAAAATTTTTGATGCATGTGCCGGGTCAGGTGGAAAAGCCCTTCATCTTTCAGCACTCATGAAGGGTAGAGGTTCCATAATAATTCACGATACAAATGCCCGAAGGCTTGGTGAGTCTAAAACTAGACTAAAGAGAAGTACAGTACAGAATGTAAGAACAATGAACAATGAAGAATATCTTGAGAATAAAAAATCTTTAGTTGGCAAATTTGATATTGTTCTTATTGATGCTCCTTGCACTGGTGCAGGTGTTTTGAGAAGAAACCCTGGAGCAAGGATGAATCTTGACGTTAACACACTTGAAAGAATGATTGCAGTTCAAACTGATGTTTTAAACGATTACTCTCAACTTGTTAAAAAAGGAGGATATTTACTCTATGCAACCTGTTCATTATTAACTGAAGAGAATGAATTACAAATCGAGAATTTTTTAGAAAAAAATAAAGAATGGAAAATAAAACCGTTTAAATCTAAGTCAGATATTTTATCCAATGACGGATCTATGAGGCTTTGGAGCCATATTCATGGTACAGATTGTTTTTATTCTGTACTACTAGAAAAGAAGTAA
- the arsS gene encoding arsenosugar biosynthesis radical SAM protein ArsS (Some members of this family are selenoproteins.), with translation MELTILENNTVASKYDFIGQLENSSISLTPISIDTLQINTGKLCNQACRHCHVDASPTRTEMMKKDVFDKILEVLYLHPQITKLDITGGAPELNEHFNWLVIEAKKLGKHIMVRHNLTVQFDGNPVTGESKSYLPEFFAEYNCEVICSLPYYSEYFTDKQRGKGVFNKSIEGIIRLNKVGYGTDKILNLVYNPVGPFLPADQSQLESDFKRELDKNFGIRFNNLFTITNMPIHRFREDLLRTGGYEEYMNKLVNAFNPTAANGVMCRSLINVNYDGTLSDCDFNQMLDMPLEKNAPQNIFDFDFDNIISRKIYFDDHCFGCTAGAGSSCGGATST, from the coding sequence ATGGAGTTAACAATTTTAGAGAACAACACAGTTGCAAGTAAATATGATTTTATTGGTCAATTGGAAAATAGTTCTATATCCCTAACCCCAATTTCAATTGATACATTGCAAATTAACACTGGTAAATTATGTAATCAGGCTTGCAGACATTGCCATGTTGATGCCTCTCCAACTCGAACAGAAATGATGAAAAAAGATGTTTTTGATAAAATTTTGGAAGTGCTCTATTTACACCCACAAATTACAAAATTAGATATTACTGGTGGTGCACCAGAATTAAATGAACATTTTAATTGGCTTGTAATTGAAGCCAAAAAACTTGGGAAGCATATTATGGTAAGGCACAACTTGACTGTTCAATTTGATGGTAATCCTGTAACTGGCGAATCAAAAAGCTATCTTCCTGAATTTTTTGCTGAATACAATTGCGAAGTAATATGTTCGCTACCTTATTACAGTGAATATTTTACTGATAAACAAAGGGGTAAAGGTGTGTTTAATAAATCTATAGAAGGTATTATTAGACTTAATAAAGTTGGGTATGGTACAGATAAAATTTTAAATTTAGTTTATAATCCAGTAGGACCTTTTTTGCCTGCAGATCAATCTCAACTTGAATCAGATTTTAAAAGAGAATTGGATAAAAATTTTGGTATTAGATTTAATAATTTATTTACAATTACAAATATGCCAATTCATAGGTTCAGAGAGGATTTGTTAAGAACTGGAGGTTATGAAGAATATATGAATAAGTTAGTGAATGCATTCAATCCAACTGCTGCTAATGGTGTTATGTGTAGGTCGTTAATTAATGTGAATTATGATGGTACACTTTCAGATTGTGATTTTAATCAGATGCTAGATATGCCCCTTGAAAAAAATGCACCCCAAAACATTTTTGATTTTGATTTTGATAACATAATATCAAGAAAAATATATTTTGATGATCATTGTTTTGGATGTACTGCTGGTGCTGGAAGCTCATGCGGAGGTGCCACATCCACATAA